Proteins from a genomic interval of Indicator indicator isolate 239-I01 chromosome 1, UM_Iind_1.1, whole genome shotgun sequence:
- the LOC128971212 gene encoding cytochrome c oxidase copper chaperone, with translation MSTVAAASCDSKVAGEAREEKKPLKPCCACPETKKARDACIIEKGEENCGHLIEAHKECMRALGFKI, from the exons ATGTCGACGGTGGCCGCCGCCAGCTGCGACAGCAAGGTCGCGGGGGAGGCGCGGGAAGAGAAGAAGCCGCTGAAGCCCTGCTGTGCCTGCCCCGAGACCAAGAAAGCGCGGGACGCCTG catcattgagaagggggaagaaaattgTGGGCACCTGATTGAAGCTCACAAAGAGTGCATGAGAGCTCTGGGCTTCAAGATATGA
- the POPDC2 gene encoding popeye domain-containing protein 2, whose amino-acid sequence MTIHFEHRTAGEGGEWGKMSASWDEAVLQPPVCDAWKEIMEGAAYQLASCIVLLGYMGGSGIFGSLYIFGLLAPGYLCYALWGWLSACGLDIFVWNMLLVLICLLQLAHLAYRLRRDTVPEEFDLLYKTMYLPLQVPLDVYKEIMKCCEEQVQSLVRDQNYAVEGKTPIDRLSLLLSGRIRVSQDGQFLHYVFPYQFLDSPEWESLRPSEEGTFQVTLTAEADCSFITWPRKKLYLLLRKDRYIARLFSSHLGYDISEKLYSLNEKLFAKFGLRFDIRLPSLYHVLGPASSEGESEDCEELPPVSGQAGASEPPLQPPPPPPAPRPRASRPDSELLGEDSTSLVLEDFAELPGSFMDYVSEGEYMK is encoded by the exons ATGACAATTCATTTTGAGCACAGGAcggctggggagggtggggagtgGGGAAAGATGAGTGCAAGCTGGGACGAGGCTGTTCTTCAGCCTCCGGTGTGTGATGCCTGGAAGGAGATCATGGAGGGAGCAGCCTACCAGCTGGCCAGTTGCATTGTCCTCCTGGGTTACATGGGGGGAAGTGGCATCTTTGGGTCCCTCTATATCTTTGGCCTCCTGGCCCCAGGCTACTTGTGCTAtgctctgtggggctggctgAGCGCCTGTGGGTTGGATATATTCGTCTGGAACATGCTGCTCGTCCTCATCTGCTTGCTTCAGCTGGCTCACCTCGCTTACCGGCTCCGCAGAGACACTGTCCCTGAAGAATTTGACCTCCTCTACAAGACCATGTACCTGCCCTTGCAGGTACCCCTGGATGTCTACAAAGAAATCATGAAGTGCTGCGAAGAGCAAGTCCAGTCACTAGTCAGAGACCAGAATTATGCGGTGGAGGGCAAGACGCCCATTGACCgcctctccttgctgctgtcTGGCAG GATCCGAGTGAGCCAGGACGGACAATTCCTCCACTATGTCTTTCCATACCAGTTCCTGGACTCTCCAGAATGGGAGTCACTGCGACCCTCTGAGGAAGGAACTTTCCAG gtCACACTGACAGCCGAGGCTGACTGCAGCTTCATCACCTGGCCAAGGAAGAAGCTGTATCTGCTCCTGAGGAAGGACCGCTACATCGCTCGgctcttctcctcccacctgGGCTACGACATCTCAGAGAAGCTTTACTCCCTCAATGAGAAGCTCTTTGCCAAGTTTGGCCTTCGCTTCGACATCCGCTTACCCAGCCTTTACCATGTCCTTGGGCCAGCCTCCTCTGAGGGGGAGTCAGAGGACTGCGAGGAGCTGCCACCTGtctctggccaggctggtgcCTCTGAGCCCCCTCTGCagccgccgccaccgccgccaGCTCCACGACCCCGGGCATCCCGGCCTGACAGTGAACTGCTGGGTGAGGACTCCACCAGTCTTGTCTTGGAAGATTTTGCTGAGTTGCCGGGGTCTTTTATGGACTATGTGAGCGAAGGGGAGTATATGAAATGA